The following coding sequences lie in one Oncorhynchus tshawytscha isolate Ot180627B unplaced genomic scaffold, Otsh_v2.0 Un_contig_8447_pilon_pilon, whole genome shotgun sequence genomic window:
- the LOC121842174 gene encoding elastin-like, with product MVTIFNVNAGKKLRLLAGLNGGVVSGVNPGLVVGGLNPGVLPGGTGLIGQPQFAQMVPGVPTYVMQPQAVPNGPYGFPNVGMLQPQLFPNFPGQYQYPAPPANGLPYYMGVPQMAGMNPPQQQVMVQVGFP from the exons ATGGTCACCATCTTCAAT GTCAATGCTGGCAAG AAACTGAGACTGCTGGCAGGTCTAAATGGTGGAGTTGTGTCTGGGGTTAACCCTGGACTGGTGGTGGGGGGCCTGAACCCTGGCGTCCTCCCTGGTGGCACTGGGTTGATTGGGCAGCCTCAGTTTGCCCAG ATGGTCCCAGGTGTCCCCACGTATGTCATGCAACCCCAAGCTGTTCCCAATGGTCCATATGGTTTCCCCAATGTTGGGATGCTGCAGCCTCAACTGTTCCCTAACTTCCCTGGGCAGTACCAGTATCCTGCCCCACCAGCTAATGGG CTGCCTTACTACATGGGTGTCCCTCAAATGGCAGGAATGAATCCTCCACAACAGCAAGTCATG GTGCAGGTGGGATTCCCATGA